In Fervidobacterium nodosum Rt17-B1, one genomic interval encodes:
- a CDS encoding peptidylprolyl isomerase, with the protein MRNSKLIFLVFLIGFVVISSSFAQTGTDNKVFGFFELNGKVVPGTEVSEKEVEETYDIYLSYYGSFDPLFEEPYVKAYILNSLLQDKVKEYFAKLENLSLDEFSKQHSTISEEEMMKYYNENREQLMKDEEYVDIDYVIFETQEEAQKFFDTALKEGFQKALEGIKEATNVQSESYDGLKKSETSEIFVDTLFGKYDSKIRIQITDNGNFVFLIRNHNDFSTFDKFKESSKYAEVQQDLGNKKFEDYLNSKIATEKLKIVVPVSYSIWVDYVQGKNPELITSDYYSRMFNEDKTLKTDDIWLLAGIISTMEDAKLTEKYQQEYKAAILKLYENGYKTFSILSRLRQFDNSEEIVLEYNIELSKILLYYIKNGDINSVLQYIYNNLAELDELVNSENPQISQKAMEYLYYMYKSLGDEETAQGYRDKLLQANPEYKFELGQ; encoded by the coding sequence ATGAGAAATTCAAAACTTATTTTTTTGGTCTTTTTAATCGGTTTTGTAGTGATTTCAAGTTCTTTTGCTCAAACAGGCACAGATAACAAGGTGTTTGGATTTTTTGAACTAAACGGAAAAGTAGTACCAGGCACAGAAGTTTCAGAAAAAGAAGTTGAAGAAACATACGATATCTATCTATCTTATTACGGCAGTTTTGATCCACTTTTTGAGGAACCATATGTAAAAGCATATATATTAAATAGTCTTTTACAAGATAAAGTTAAAGAATACTTTGCTAAACTTGAAAATCTTTCTTTGGATGAGTTTTCTAAACAACATTCCACAATTTCTGAAGAAGAAATGATGAAATATTACAATGAAAATAGAGAACAACTAATGAAAGATGAAGAATATGTTGACATCGATTATGTAATATTCGAAACCCAGGAGGAAGCACAGAAATTTTTTGATACAGCGTTAAAAGAAGGGTTCCAAAAAGCACTTGAAGGAATCAAAGAAGCGACAAATGTGCAAAGCGAATCGTATGATGGATTGAAGAAATCAGAAACCTCCGAAATATTTGTTGATACACTCTTTGGAAAATACGATAGTAAAATAAGAATTCAAATTACAGATAACGGTAATTTTGTATTCTTAATTAGGAATCACAATGACTTTTCCACATTTGATAAATTCAAAGAATCATCTAAGTATGCGGAAGTTCAGCAAGATTTAGGGAACAAAAAATTTGAAGATTACCTCAATTCGAAAATCGCAACTGAAAAACTAAAGATCGTTGTTCCAGTAAGCTATTCAATATGGGTAGATTATGTACAAGGGAAAAACCCTGAATTAATTACTTCCGACTATTATTCAAGAATGTTTAACGAAGATAAAACACTTAAAACTGATGATATTTGGTTGTTAGCAGGTATTATATCAACTATGGAAGATGCGAAATTGACAGAAAAATATCAACAGGAATACAAAGCGGCAATATTAAAACTCTATGAAAATGGTTATAAGACATTCTCAATACTTTCAAGATTAAGACAATTTGATAATTCTGAAGAAATTGTTCTTGAATACAATATTGAATTATCTAAGATATTGCTTTACTACATCAAAAATGGAGATATAAATTCTGTCCTTCAGTATATTTATAATAATTTGGCAGAACTTGACGAACTTGTGAATTCCGAAAACCCGCAAATTAGTCAAAAAGCAATGGAATATTTGTACTACATGTACAAAAGCCTTGGCGATGAAGAAACAGCCCAAGGTTATCGTGATAAATTACTCCAAGCCAATCCAGAATATAAGTTTGAATTAGGGCAATAA
- a CDS encoding IMP cyclohydrolase translates to MNIKRALISVSDKAGLVEFAKNLVDRGVEIISTGGTAKLLSDAGIPVKQVSDVTGFPEILGGRVKTLHPKIFGGILADLGDKSHVKDLRDNFIEPIDLVVVNLYPFDEVQKKTRDEDVLIENIDIGGVALLRAAAKNHRNVVVVCDPADYDKVIKSIDLCGDVQLHDRRMFALKAFYHTMKYDATIHRVLSELFASEKFEHMTFERFINPQFDYEILDKVEDKFIRLSKYTKNASSIVAGAILSYINPDLVIGLVGNIPSTLVDLKKSGKRICDIKGETVVLRELTNDMARKLKESTFSTIACEKIEDKEFVQETLKGKEIIQYEYVSDSNKNRKYSIGYMIENIMIKEHIQSNSEINLLLKLLPKYAIVLITEDGYYHIEIDLNSPVKALEKVLENTATKPISVATNGIIDNVFKKLCQERGIEIIGF, encoded by the coding sequence ATGAATATTAAGAGGGCTCTGATAAGTGTTTCTGATAAAGCAGGACTTGTTGAGTTTGCAAAGAATTTAGTAGATCGTGGTGTTGAAATAATAAGCACCGGTGGGACTGCCAAATTACTTTCTGACGCAGGAATACCTGTAAAACAAGTTTCTGATGTTACCGGTTTTCCAGAAATTCTTGGTGGAAGAGTTAAGACACTCCATCCAAAAATATTCGGTGGAATACTTGCAGATCTCGGTGACAAAAGTCATGTAAAAGATTTGCGGGATAATTTTATTGAGCCCATAGACTTGGTTGTGGTTAACCTTTATCCATTTGACGAAGTGCAGAAAAAAACGAGAGATGAAGATGTACTTATTGAAAATATAGATATAGGTGGTGTTGCTTTACTGAGAGCCGCGGCGAAAAACCACAGAAACGTTGTTGTTGTTTGTGATCCTGCAGATTATGATAAAGTAATAAAATCCATTGATTTGTGTGGAGATGTTCAACTGCACGACAGAAGGATGTTTGCTTTAAAAGCCTTTTATCATACAATGAAATACGATGCGACGATACATAGAGTATTATCTGAACTATTTGCTTCAGAAAAATTTGAACATATGACATTCGAAAGATTCATTAATCCACAATTTGACTACGAGATTTTAGATAAAGTTGAAGATAAATTTATCAGACTTTCAAAATATACCAAAAATGCTTCTTCAATAGTTGCCGGAGCTATTTTATCTTACATTAACCCAGATTTGGTTATAGGGCTTGTTGGGAACATACCATCAACTTTGGTGGATCTTAAAAAATCTGGAAAGAGAATTTGCGATATTAAAGGTGAAACAGTTGTTTTAAGAGAACTTACAAATGACATGGCTAGAAAACTTAAAGAAAGCACATTTTCAACTATAGCATGCGAAAAAATCGAGGACAAAGAATTTGTACAAGAAACACTTAAAGGAAAGGAAATTATACAATACGAATACGTAAGTGATTCGAACAAAAACAGGAAATATTCTATTGGATATATGATAGAAAACATAATGATTAAAGAACACATTCAAAGTAATTCAGAAATAAATCTTTTGCTAAAATTGTTACCAAAGTATGCAATCGTACTAATTACTGAAGATGGCTATTATCATATTGAAATTGATTTAAATAGTCCAGTAAAAGCACTTGAAAAGGTTTTGGAAAATACAGCCACAAAACCAATATCGGTTGCAACTAACGGAATCATAGACAATGTATTTAAAAAATTATGTCAGGAAAGAGGCATTGAAATAATTGGCTTTTGA
- a CDS encoding peptidylprolyl isomerase has product MSKESKDVKVRKTIKRWQEIFIWIVAIAFVAGIALWALAVNYAPGAKKVKRTIEETVGYLTISGEPSKDQSYWVFPEEVEQKYGDLLAAYGNPQIDPVIEEPYVKTLIAVYFLNNKAMLYYAKVNDIKADKKKLDEEVKKEMDNIKKDQAKSQQIKAQYGSLSNYEKEFRKNKEQELIISAVKEKLGAISEDEIKKYYNENKNDIVQKYTKAEVEYATFNSKDEMENFVKLATEKGVTQAASELSVTLSPYTLQKGTLPEELEKEIFDATSTLVSLPYNNSFFVFNVKSVQKADTYENFVKTDGYTEVRTELINKKFSDNFKKWKDENKVSFELRDPVYKAWYKALSSENKDLLSVYKEFYEQLFDEKGEVRTDIANEQKAAFLVVADRIVESTDTALEKVKEDVKGFERKIVSSIYEATKGSSKEILRRMKEYNPENKQIAFDYYSKLYDEIKPYLSIGGAQYVMNQLFEVYQGFADLADSTSTELNIRADSIYKLYDMNKALDEPKVAKQYLTKLKEIKPDYSLDFEKAEKELDEMIKQQEASQQSTNTTNESTNTGK; this is encoded by the coding sequence ATGAGTAAGGAAAGCAAAGATGTTAAAGTGAGGAAAACCATTAAGAGATGGCAAGAGATATTCATTTGGATTGTTGCTATTGCATTCGTTGCTGGTATCGCTCTTTGGGCACTTGCAGTTAACTATGCGCCTGGTGCAAAGAAAGTTAAGAGAACAATAGAAGAAACTGTAGGATATTTAACAATTAGTGGCGAACCATCAAAAGATCAATCATATTGGGTATTCCCAGAAGAAGTAGAACAAAAATATGGAGACTTACTTGCTGCGTATGGAAATCCACAAATTGACCCTGTTATTGAAGAACCATACGTTAAAACGCTTATCGCTGTTTACTTTTTAAATAATAAGGCAATGCTTTATTACGCGAAAGTTAATGATATAAAGGCAGATAAGAAAAAACTCGATGAAGAAGTTAAAAAGGAAATGGATAATATAAAGAAAGATCAAGCGAAATCACAACAAATAAAAGCACAATATGGAAGTTTGTCAAATTATGAGAAAGAATTCAGAAAAAACAAAGAACAAGAGTTGATTATATCTGCCGTTAAAGAAAAGCTTGGTGCCATTAGTGAGGACGAAATCAAAAAATATTATAATGAAAACAAAAATGACATAGTACAAAAATACACAAAAGCGGAAGTAGAGTATGCAACGTTTAATTCAAAAGATGAAATGGAAAATTTTGTTAAACTTGCAACAGAAAAAGGAGTAACTCAAGCTGCTTCCGAACTCTCAGTTACACTTTCACCGTACACATTACAAAAAGGTACATTACCTGAGGAGCTTGAAAAAGAAATATTTGATGCAACGTCAACTTTAGTTTCTTTACCGTACAACAATTCATTCTTTGTTTTCAATGTAAAAAGTGTCCAAAAAGCTGATACTTATGAAAACTTTGTCAAGACAGATGGTTATACAGAAGTTAGAACTGAACTTATAAACAAAAAATTCTCTGATAATTTCAAAAAATGGAAAGACGAAAACAAAGTCTCATTTGAATTGAGAGATCCGGTTTACAAGGCATGGTACAAAGCACTTAGTTCAGAAAACAAAGACCTTTTAAGTGTTTATAAGGAATTTTATGAACAATTATTCGATGAAAAAGGTGAAGTAAGAACAGATATTGCAAATGAACAAAAAGCAGCCTTCTTGGTAGTTGCAGATAGAATAGTTGAAAGCACGGATACAGCTCTTGAGAAAGTAAAAGAGGACGTAAAAGGATTTGAAAGGAAAATCGTATCTTCAATCTATGAAGCAACAAAAGGTTCGTCAAAAGAAATTCTTAGAAGGATGAAAGAATACAATCCGGAAAACAAACAGATCGCGTTTGATTATTACTCAAAACTGTACGATGAAATAAAACCATACTTATCAATTGGTGGAGCTCAATATGTAATGAATCAACTGTTTGAAGTATATCAAGGTTTTGCTGATCTTGCTGATTCTACCTCAACGGAACTAAATATAAGAGCTGATTCTATTTACAAGTTGTACGATATGAACAAAGCGCTTGACGAACCAAAAGTAGCCAAACAATACCTTACGAAATTAAAAGAAATCAAACCTGATTACAGCTTGGATTTTGAAAAAGCTGAAAAGGAACTTGATGAAATGATTAAACAGCAAGAAGCATCGCAACAAAGTACAAATACAACAAACGAGAGCACAAATACAGGTAAATAA
- a CDS encoding SDR family oxidoreductase — translation MHWVITGANRGIGLAITKKLLQENEEVTVGIRTSMPIEHQNLRALKLEVSDPVSIEEFVVKIDKPIDVLINNAGVLIEERFPEVTEEGMLLSFKVNTLGPYMLVQELYKAGKLRESAKIINISSILGSITNTGGTSSIPYSISKAALNMATKLLSHKLKNMKVISIHPGWVKTDMGGSNAPVLPEESAAGIINVIRNLDKSGIFLDYTGKLIEW, via the coding sequence ATGCACTGGGTAATCACAGGTGCAAATAGAGGCATTGGCTTGGCTATTACCAAAAAACTTCTTCAAGAGAACGAAGAAGTCACCGTGGGCATCAGAACTTCCATGCCTATAGAACACCAAAATTTAAGAGCGTTAAAACTTGAAGTTTCTGACCCTGTATCAATAGAAGAATTCGTGGTTAAAATTGACAAGCCAATTGATGTGCTTATAAATAACGCAGGTGTGCTTATTGAAGAACGTTTTCCCGAAGTTACCGAAGAAGGTATGCTTCTTTCGTTTAAAGTGAACACATTAGGACCGTATATGCTTGTTCAAGAGTTATACAAAGCAGGGAAATTAAGAGAAAGTGCGAAGATAATTAACATATCCAGTATCCTTGGAAGTATAACTAATACAGGTGGAACGTCTTCCATACCGTATTCTATTTCAAAAGCAGCTCTAAATATGGCAACGAAACTTTTATCACACAAACTTAAAAATATGAAAGTTATTTCTATTCATCCTGGATGGGTTAAAACTGACATGGGTGGTAGCAATGCTCCAGTGTTACCTGAAGAATCAGCCGCTGGTATAATTAATGTAATTAGAAATCTTGATAAATCAGGTATATTCTTAGACTACACAGGAAAATTGATAGAATGGTAA
- a CDS encoding M48 family metallopeptidase gives MFIKVLILLVIFKEIWEVVLSLANLKYSLNTKNVPDILSDIMSAENFEKAKRYLKDRTMFSAVSTLVNLIVTLVFLLKGYPFLEKIVSNLTANVYLQALLFAGIYGLIDFLIDLPFKLFSTFVIEQKYGFNTTTLKTFIFDSLLSIVLIVTIATPILIGSMWFLTHFTIWWWQLSILVFLFLLFFSYIQPILIAPLFYKFTELKDGELKEKLKKLLTKSGVKVPNIYVMNASKRTKKQNAYLTGIGKARRLVLYDNILKQTDDEILAVVAHELGHHAHRHIAKLIAISSISTTLVLLFSNFVYLYLFQIQPFGISKPYTVIFYTFTFISALIYFVEPLLNYLQRKMEYEADGYSAKITENPDYIISALKKLVKENLSNPNPLPLYKIWYYNHPAPEERIKHLLNLK, from the coding sequence TTGTTTATTAAAGTTTTAATACTGCTAGTTATTTTCAAAGAAATTTGGGAAGTAGTACTAAGCTTGGCAAATTTGAAATATTCTTTAAACACCAAAAATGTACCTGATATTTTATCGGACATTATGTCTGCGGAAAATTTCGAAAAAGCAAAAAGATACCTCAAAGACAGAACCATGTTTTCTGCTGTTTCAACTTTAGTAAATCTTATTGTTACCTTGGTTTTCTTGCTAAAAGGTTATCCATTTCTTGAAAAAATAGTTAGTAATTTAACTGCAAACGTATATCTACAAGCATTACTCTTTGCTGGTATATATGGTTTAATAGATTTTCTAATCGATTTGCCATTCAAATTATTTTCTACATTCGTTATAGAGCAAAAATATGGTTTCAACACAACTACACTTAAAACTTTTATATTTGACAGCTTATTATCCATAGTCTTAATTGTAACTATAGCCACTCCAATTTTGATTGGCTCAATGTGGTTTTTAACACATTTCACAATTTGGTGGTGGCAATTATCAATCCTTGTATTTTTATTTTTATTATTTTTCTCATACATTCAACCAATTCTCATCGCACCACTATTTTATAAATTCACAGAACTTAAAGATGGAGAATTAAAAGAAAAACTAAAAAAACTTTTGACTAAGTCTGGCGTAAAAGTTCCAAACATCTACGTTATGAACGCTTCAAAAAGAACAAAAAAACAAAACGCATACCTTACTGGAATTGGTAAGGCAAGAAGATTAGTCTTGTATGATAACATACTTAAGCAAACGGATGATGAGATATTAGCAGTTGTTGCTCATGAACTTGGTCATCATGCGCATAGACATATAGCTAAACTCATAGCCATATCATCAATTTCTACAACATTAGTATTACTATTTAGCAATTTTGTTTATCTGTATCTTTTCCAAATACAACCATTTGGCATTTCAAAACCTTACACTGTTATTTTTTACACATTTACATTTATAAGTGCTTTGATTTATTTTGTTGAGCCATTGCTTAATTATTTACAAAGAAAAATGGAATACGAAGCAGACGGATATTCCGCAAAAATCACAGAAAACCCAGACTATATTATTTCAGCACTCAAAAAGTTGGTAAAAGAAAATTTATCAAATCCAAATCCTTTGCCACTCTATAAAATCTGGTACTACAATCATCCCGCTCCAGAGGAAAGGATAAAACACCTTTTGAATTTAAAATAA
- the greA gene encoding transcription elongation factor GreA: MEKVKLTKEGYELLKKELDELKRQLMFEIPERIKAARELGDLSENSEYQEAKNEQGRIASRINELEQMLMNAEIITEASNSSTVNLGDWVILKNLDTGEEMKIQLVNPQEADIFANKISIESPLGRGVNGAKKGQTVKIKAPKGIVKYQVIEINSR, encoded by the coding sequence ATGGAAAAAGTTAAACTTACGAAAGAAGGCTACGAGCTTCTAAAAAAAGAACTTGATGAATTAAAACGACAACTCATGTTTGAAATTCCTGAAAGAATAAAAGCTGCGAGAGAACTTGGTGATTTGTCAGAAAACTCTGAATACCAAGAAGCGAAAAATGAGCAAGGTAGAATAGCATCGAGAATAAATGAACTTGAGCAGATGTTAATGAATGCAGAGATTATAACGGAAGCTTCCAATTCATCAACTGTTAATCTTGGTGACTGGGTCATTCTTAAAAACTTAGATACCGGTGAAGAAATGAAAATACAACTTGTGAACCCGCAAGAGGCAGATATATTTGCGAATAAAATAAGCATAGAATCGCCCCTTGGAAGAGGAGTTAATGGCGCAAAGAAAGGTCAAACCGTAAAAATCAAGGCACCAAAAGGGATAGTGAAATATCAAGTTATTGAGATAAACTCAAGATAA
- the lysS gene encoding lysine--tRNA ligase yields MLKDFREARIKEIDELRNLGINPYPYSYNKTHTTEDIKKQFEHLSNGEVTDKRVSTAGRIMSIREHGKSAFFHIKDTYGRIQAYIRKDKTENYEFFKERVTVGDIVGVEGIVFKSNTGEITILVEKFELLVKPLRPMPEKWHGIKDKEVLYRQRYVDMIANDETIKRFRMRSDIIRMIREFLTKKGFFEVETPILQYLTGGASARPFITHLNALDIDMYLRIATELHLKRFIVGGFDKVYEIGKIFRNEGISYKHHPEFTSIELYQAYADYEDMMNLTEELITYLVEQLYGTTKITYQGQEIDFTRPWRRVKMRDFIKENLGVDIIEDSDETMAKVLAENGVEVDINDRGHMIEKLWDLVEDKVIQPTFLLEHPVEISPLAKKHREDPRVTERFELIIYGREMANAFSELNDPVDQLERFMNQLRLRDLGDQEAQMLDKDFVRALEYGMPPTGGLGIGIDRLVMLLTDSANIRDVIAFPLVRPEGDIDIEDYTDLEKSEIIEKEGGNKA; encoded by the coding sequence TTGCTTAAGGATTTTAGAGAAGCAAGGATTAAAGAAATAGATGAACTTCGTAATTTAGGAATTAACCCTTATCCGTATTCTTACAATAAAACACATACAACGGAAGACATCAAAAAGCAGTTTGAACATCTTTCTAACGGTGAAGTAACCGATAAAAGAGTTTCAACTGCTGGTAGAATAATGTCAATAAGGGAACACGGAAAAAGTGCTTTTTTCCATATAAAGGATACATATGGAAGAATCCAAGCTTACATTAGAAAAGACAAAACAGAGAATTACGAATTTTTCAAAGAGCGTGTCACAGTTGGTGATATAGTTGGTGTTGAAGGTATAGTATTTAAGAGCAATACTGGTGAAATCACCATACTTGTGGAAAAGTTTGAACTTCTGGTTAAACCTTTAAGACCAATGCCTGAAAAATGGCACGGTATAAAGGACAAGGAAGTACTTTACAGGCAAAGATATGTTGATATGATTGCAAACGACGAAACAATTAAGAGATTTAGAATGAGATCGGATATTATAAGGATGATTAGAGAGTTTCTTACAAAGAAAGGATTTTTTGAAGTTGAAACGCCAATACTTCAATACCTTACGGGTGGTGCATCTGCAAGGCCATTTATTACACATTTAAATGCTCTTGATATAGACATGTATCTTAGAATTGCCACGGAATTACACCTTAAGAGATTTATAGTCGGAGGTTTTGATAAGGTTTACGAGATTGGTAAAATATTCAGAAACGAAGGGATTTCCTACAAACATCACCCAGAATTTACATCAATAGAACTTTATCAAGCTTACGCTGATTACGAAGATATGATGAACCTTACGGAAGAACTTATAACATACCTTGTTGAGCAACTATACGGTACAACTAAGATAACATATCAAGGTCAAGAGATTGATTTTACAAGACCTTGGAGAAGAGTAAAGATGAGAGATTTCATAAAAGAAAATCTTGGTGTTGATATCATAGAAGATAGTGATGAAACAATGGCAAAAGTGCTTGCAGAAAATGGAGTGGAAGTTGATATAAACGATAGAGGCCATATGATAGAGAAACTTTGGGATCTTGTTGAAGACAAAGTTATTCAACCAACGTTCTTACTCGAACATCCTGTTGAAATATCACCACTTGCCAAAAAGCACAGAGAAGATCCAAGGGTAACGGAAAGATTTGAACTTATAATTTATGGTAGAGAAATGGCCAATGCATTCAGTGAATTGAACGATCCTGTTGACCAACTTGAAAGATTTATGAACCAACTGAGACTTAGAGACCTTGGCGATCAGGAAGCTCAAATGCTAGATAAAGACTTTGTAAGAGCTCTGGAATATGGAATGCCACCAACTGGAGGACTCGGAATAGGAATAGATAGATTGGTAATGCTGCTTACAGACAGTGCTAATATAAGGGACGTTATAGCATTCCCACTTGTGAGACCAGAAGGAGATATAGATATTGAAGATTACACCGATTTAGAAAAATCTGAAATCATAGAAAAAGAAGGGGGAAATAAAGCATGA
- a CDS encoding class I SAM-dependent methyltransferase produces the protein MRHIEKSYEYYNSIAHIYDEMYLDKYWENAKKQIKYVLKSYISDFSDKKVIDIGAGTGQWSQWFVQNGAQVVLVEPAWNMLEIAKEKLKNYSEKCTFICEKAENIQLDEKFDVIFLFGDVLSYVENIEKVLNNIKKLSKDGTYIFGTVDNFYSYLRDVIIYGEKSDYEYLKKYKKLPIGSEYGTFIARAFSEEDLIEISKNFSLELVEVSALGIFSDETLNFKYGKYLTKEAEHLLFVMKNHEKY, from the coding sequence TTGAGACACATAGAAAAATCTTACGAATACTATAACTCAATTGCACACATTTACGATGAAATGTACTTAGACAAATATTGGGAAAATGCGAAAAAACAAATAAAATACGTTTTAAAAAGTTATATTAGCGATTTCTCAGACAAAAAAGTCATAGATATAGGCGCAGGGACAGGACAGTGGTCTCAGTGGTTTGTGCAAAATGGGGCACAAGTTGTGTTGGTTGAACCTGCATGGAATATGTTAGAGATAGCAAAAGAAAAATTGAAAAATTACAGTGAAAAATGCACTTTTATATGTGAAAAAGCTGAGAATATACAATTAGATGAGAAATTTGATGTAATCTTCCTTTTTGGAGATGTTCTAAGTTACGTTGAGAACATAGAGAAAGTTCTTAACAATATAAAGAAATTATCGAAAGACGGTACCTATATTTTCGGTACCGTCGATAATTTTTATTCATACCTTCGAGATGTTATAATTTACGGTGAAAAAAGTGATTATGAATACCTCAAAAAGTACAAAAAATTGCCGATAGGTTCTGAATACGGTACCTTCATAGCTCGCGCTTTTTCCGAAGAGGATTTAATAGAAATCTCTAAAAATTTTTCTTTAGAATTGGTTGAAGTATCAGCTCTTGGGATTTTCAGTGATGAAACACTTAATTTTAAATATGGTAAATACCTTACCAAAGAAGCTGAGCACTTGCTTTTTGTAATGAAAAATCATGAGAAATATTAA
- the whiA gene encoding DNA-binding protein WhiA — protein sequence MRYSFSEEVKGELCQIEMFDSKEAQTELIGYLKGKGIIVKSSTDVYIQLEVGFIPAARRIMNLMHYLGVDKKRLTLLKNKLQKKRVQIFIPVSILDKLGISILKLPGIIEKDIGYFGAFLRGLFVSSGSVTDPSKHYHLEFVSYNESLLRYVDELLDEMLGVSGKISKMNYNYRYYIKRGRDIQEILELMGAIRGAAHFEKILTSREIKSDINRSLNFITANAKRTGESNAKQIETINFIKDTIGLDAIPPDLRRLAKLRLENEDLSLTEIGELFDPPLTKSMVYNRIKKIFEIAENIRNDGKMNNNE from the coding sequence GTGAGATATTCATTTTCAGAAGAAGTAAAAGGTGAATTGTGCCAAATTGAAATGTTTGATAGTAAAGAAGCTCAAACTGAGCTTATCGGTTATTTAAAAGGAAAAGGCATTATCGTAAAAAGTTCCACAGATGTTTATATACAACTTGAAGTTGGTTTCATTCCAGCAGCAAGACGAATAATGAATTTAATGCACTATCTTGGTGTTGATAAAAAGCGACTGACCTTACTCAAGAATAAGTTGCAAAAAAAGAGAGTGCAAATATTTATCCCAGTTAGTATTTTGGACAAACTGGGAATTTCTATTTTAAAATTACCTGGTATAATAGAAAAAGATATAGGCTATTTTGGGGCTTTTCTCAGAGGTTTATTTGTTTCTTCAGGTTCTGTAACTGATCCTTCGAAACATTATCATCTTGAGTTTGTGTCGTATAATGAATCTCTATTAAGATATGTTGATGAACTGTTAGATGAAATGCTTGGTGTGTCAGGGAAAATTTCAAAGATGAATTATAATTATAGGTATTATATAAAGAGAGGTAGAGATATTCAGGAAATCTTAGAACTTATGGGCGCCATTAGAGGCGCTGCTCATTTTGAAAAAATATTAACTTCTAGAGAAATAAAAAGCGATATAAATCGTTCGTTGAATTTTATCACAGCTAACGCTAAAAGAACGGGAGAAAGCAATGCAAAACAAATAGAAACGATAAATTTTATAAAAGACACCATAGGTTTAGACGCTATTCCTCCAGATTTGAGAAGATTGGCTAAGTTGAGGTTAGAAAACGAGGATTTGTCTTTAACCGAGATTGGGGAGCTATTTGATCCGCCACTGACAAAAAGTATGGTCTATAATAGAATAAAGAAAATATTTGAAATTGCAGAAAATATTAGAAACGACGGAAAAATGAATAATAATGAATAA
- the nrdR gene encoding transcriptional regulator NrdR, translating to MRCPFCGYEDTRVLDSRELSEGRAIRRRRECPQCHARFTTYERYETGPITVIKKDGRREKFDRKKILNGLLKAFEKRPITVDDMERIVDNIVSQLQKSGTLEVPSELIGKLVMEELRKVDQVAYVRFASVYKDFREIDQFIEVIKELRNEGQI from the coding sequence ATGCGTTGCCCATTTTGTGGATACGAAGATACAAGAGTCCTTGACTCACGAGAATTAAGTGAGGGAAGAGCTATAAGAAGAAGAAGAGAATGTCCACAATGCCATGCAAGGTTTACAACATATGAAAGGTATGAAACTGGACCAATAACTGTTATAAAAAAAGATGGGCGGAGAGAAAAATTCGATAGAAAGAAAATTCTGAACGGCTTACTAAAGGCTTTTGAAAAAAGACCTATTACTGTAGATGATATGGAAAGAATTGTTGACAACATAGTTTCGCAATTACAAAAAAGTGGTACACTTGAGGTACCATCTGAGTTAATTGGAAAGTTAGTTATGGAAGAATTGAGAAAAGTGGATCAGGTAGCTTATGTAAGATTTGCGTCTGTATATAAAGATTTTAGAGAAATTGACCAGTTTATCGAGGTTATAAAAGAATTAAGAAACGAGGGACAAATATAA